The Nocardia sp. BMG51109 nucleotide sequence CGTGGATCCGATCGTCGAGGACGGCCTGGAGCTGCATCCGGTGCCGCTGTCGGCCGAGGAGGTCGGCGAGTACTACGAGGGGTTCTCCAACGGCACGCTGTGGCCGCTGTACCACGACGTGATCGTGCGCCCGGAGTACCAGCGCAGCTGGTGGACCACCTACGTCGCCGTCAACCGGCGCTTCGCCGAGTACACCGCGAAGGTGGCGGCCGAGGGCGCCACGGTCTGGGTGCAGGACTACCAGTTGCAGTTGGTGCCGAAGATGCTGCGCATGCTGCGGCCCGACCTGACCATCGGATTCTTCCTGCACATCCCGTTCCCGCCGGTGGAGCTGTTCATGCAGCTGCCCTGGCGCACCGAGATCGTGGAGGGCCTGCTGGGCGCCGACCTGATCGGCTTCCACCTGCCGGGCGGCGCGCAGAACTTCCTGTACCTGGCGAGAAGGCTTGCCGGACAACCGACCTCGCGCGGCACCATCGGCGTGCGCGCGAAACTCGGTGTGGTGCAGGTGGGGTTCCGCACGGTGCGGGTGGGCGCGTTCCCGATCTCGATCGCCTCCGCCGAACTCGACGAGCTGTCGAGGCGGCGGTCGGTGCGCGAGCGGGCCGCGCAGATCCGCTCCGAACTGGGCAACCCGAAACACATCCTGCTGGGTGTGGACCGGCTGGACTACACCAAGGGCATCGATATCCGCCTGGAGGCGCTCGAGGAGCTGCTGCGGGAGGGCCGCCTGGATCCGGCCGAGACGGTGATGGTGCAGCTGGCCACGCCGAGTCGTGAGCGCGTCGAGAGCTACATCCAGATGCGCGGCGATATCGAGCGGCAGGTGGGCCGGATCAACGGCGAATTCTCCCGCGTCGGATTCCCCTTCGTGCACTACCTGCACCGGCCGATCCCGCGCGACGAACTGGTCGCGTTCTTCGTCGCCGCCGACGCCATGCTGGTGACGCCGCTGCGCGACGGGATGAACCTGGTCGCCAAGGAGTACGTGGCCAGTCACAGCGGTCTCAACGGCGCGCTCGTGCTCAGCGAATTCACCGGCGCCGCAGCGGAATTGCGCCAGTCCTACCTGTGCAATCCGCACGATCTCGACAGCGTCAAGGATGCGATCATGGCCGCCCTCGACGACGATTCCGACACCCGGCGCCGCCGCATGCGCGCGATGCGCCGGCAGGTGCTCACTCACGACGTGGACCGCTGGGCCCGCGCATTTCTCGAGGCGCTGGCCCAGGACCGGGTGGCCGGCAGCGCGCTGCTCAGCGACGACGACGTGGACCCGGGCTCACGCTGATCCGGTGTAGCCGTGCGCCGTAGCCACGTGCCGATCCGGCGCGGAGTCACGTCGCGGGCCACCGCGACCTCGGTGCGGCGCAATCAGATCGGGGTAACCTGCCCGACCAGCCAGCGCCCGTCGTCCTTGTCGACGGCGACCCGGACCCGGCTCGGCGTGACGTTGCCCTGCGGCGAATCCTTGCTGGTGGTCACCTGATTCAGGTACACCAGCACCGTCGCGTGCGAGCGTTCGGCCGAGACCACACCGGCCGACTGGGCGGTCGCGTGCACGGTGAGCTGCTTCTCCTTCGCCCCCGGCGCGATGGCCTGGTTGATCAGCTTCAGGTAGTCGTTGCGGAAGCTCGGCGTCAGATTATCGGCGGCCTTCGGCAGTTCCTTGTCGACGGTGTTGAAGTCGTAGGTGAACATCGCCTCCACCGTGCGCCGCGCGGCGGCCACGGAGTCGACGCGGGCCTGTTCGGCCTGGTGATCCGACCAGTACCGGAAGCCGGTGAGGGAGGCGACGGCCGCGGCGGCCACCACGAGCACCGTCGCCGCCACGAACAGGACCGGACGTAGCTTGCTGTTCATAGTGCGATTCCTCATGCTCACGCTGTTTCCCTCGGGCACGAGCGGGGTGCCTGCGGGGTTACGCTCCGCTGCCGCCTCCGGCCCTGACCCGCTCATGCTGTGTCCACCGGGCACGAGCGGGGTGCCTGCGGGGTTACGCTCCGCTGCCGCCTCCGGCCCTGACCCGCTCATGCCACGAACTCCACCTGGGAGGCGGTGGTCCCGTGGTCGTCGTGGATCACCGTGACGCGGAAGCGGTAGTAGCGATCCTGCGGCTGCTGGGTGCCGGCATTGGTCAGGGTCTGCTTGGCCGCGACCAGCACCCGGGCCGTGGAATCGTCCTGGCTCTCGATCGCCGCCTCGATGATCTCGCCGCTGGCCTTCACCTTGGCCTGCTGAACGACCTGGGCGTAGGCATCCTTGCGCTGGGAGTACTCGTCCTTCAGCTCGCCGGAGGCCACCGACAGCACGCGGTCGATGTCCTGCGGGGCGGTGTCGTCGCTGATGTGGGTGAGGTTGAGGACGGCCTGCTTGGCGGTCTGCACGTAGTCCGCGCGCCGCTCGGCCACCGCGTCGGCCTGGTGCTGGTGGTAGAAGAAGAATCCGCCGCTGCCGAGCAGGACGACCAGGGCCAGCACCGCGGCCGCGGCGGCGGTCCAGCCGAGCTTGCCCAGCGTGCCGGGGCCGCGGCCGTCCGAACCGGCCGCGTCGCCTGCGGCCACCGCATCGTCCCGGCCGGAGGCGGTGTCGTTACCGACCGCACCCGCCGAGACGACGACGGTATCCGCGGCACTGTCACCCGAGCCGGAAACTGTTGTGCCGCTGACAGATTCGACACCGGAAGACCCGGCCCGGCCGGAGGCGTCGGCCGAACCGGAAGACTCCGACTTGCCGGAGGATTCGGCATCGCCCACATCGGCGGTGGCCCACTTCACCGTCGGCGCGCTGTCGAGCCGCACCGTGGTGTCGTCGCCCGCCACACCGGCCTCGGAACCACCGGCGACGGGTGTCGCAGCGCCGGTGGCGGCCGAGTCACGGGTCTCGGTCTCGTGCCGCTCCTCGACCGGGGGTCCCGCGTGTCGGCTGGCACGCCGCCGGGACCGCCCGCCGTTGGGTGTGGTTTCGCTCATGGCCGTGCCTCGCTCATTGTTGTTGCTCCTGGAGCATTGCCTGCCAACTGGACGGTACCTTGCCGGAGCCGTCGCCCCCGGCGTCCCCCTGCCGGTAGGTGCGGCCGTCGGGGCCCTGGAATGTGCCGTTACCCAGGTCGTAGGTACGCATCGCCGCGGCCGGCTGGGTCTGCCCGGGGGCTCCGGCCGGTTGCGCTCCCCCGGGCTGCGTGGCGGGCTCACCGGACGGCGTGACCGGATTCGGCGGGCCGAACGGCGGGTTGTCACCCTCCGGCAGGTACCCCTGCGGATCGCGGCACAGCTCCGGGCTGGGAGCGCGCTTGCCGGGCACCTCGGCGCACGGGGTGTTGCGGATACCGCGGACGGCCTCCTTGGCGTTCTGGGCCACCTTGCAGTACAGCTCGCCCGGAATGTCGGGGGCGTCGGTCTGGCTGGCCGGCCGCTGCTGGTCCGGCGGCAGGAAACCCGTGGTGCAACCGGGCGGGTCGTTGAGCCCGAGCATGAAGTCCACCATCGCGCCGTACTGGGCCGGACCGCGCACGACGGTCAGCAGCGCCGAGATCATCTGGGGATAGATCACCAGGATCTGCTCCAGCCCGGAATGATAGGTGACGCCGACCTGCCCGACGCTGACCAGGTTCGAAACCAGCAGCGGCAGCGTCGGTTGCAGGTCCTGGAACGTCTGGCTGACCTTCTGCGCCGCCGACGGCGTGCGCTCCAGCAGTTGCCCGAGCGACGGATCGTGTTCGCGCAGTTGATCGGTCACGGTGGCGAGGTCACGGGTCCACGACCGGATGGAGTCCGCGGACCGGTTCTGCGTATCCAGCAGCGGCCCGATCTTGTCCAGCAGGTCCTTGGTCTCCCCGGTGTTCTTCTTGGCCTCCTGCACCAGCAGCGACGCGGAGTCGATGAACTTCTGCAGATCCGGTCCGGCGCCGTTGAACGCGACGAAGGCGTCGTCGATCACCTGCCGCAGCTTGGTGTCGGCGACCGACGACAGCAGGCGGTCGGCCTGATCCAGCATCGCGCCCACATCCTGCGGAAGCTTGGTGCGCTGCACGGGAATCACCGATCCGTCGTGCAGGTTGCCGCCCTGCGGATTCTGGACCGGCACCAGATCGACGTACTGCTCACCGATCGCGGACACGCTCTTCACGTACGCGTCGACATCGCCGGGGACCTTGTAGTCGCTGTTGATGGACAGCTTCGCGTCCACTCCCTCGGGGGTCAGCCGGACCTCGTCCACCTTGCCGATATTGGTGCCCCGGTAGGCGACGTTGGCGGTCGGATACAGACCGCCGGTGGCGGCCAGCTTCACCGTGACGCCGTAGCGCCCGATACCGAACATGGCCGGCAGATGGACGTAGCTGCCCGCCATCACGACGAGCCCGACCACCGTCAGCACGGAGAAGATGATCAGCTGGGTCCGGATGAACTTGGAGAGCTTCATCGGCCCGGACCTCCTTGTGGCGCACCGGGAGTCGTGATTCCCGGAATGGCGGGCAGACCGGGAATCGGCGGCAGCCCGGGGATGCTCGGCGCCGGCGCCGGATTCGGATTCTCCGGCGCGGGCGGTGGCGGCGGTTGCAGCGGGCCGGTCACCGGATCGTTCTTACCCTCGGCCGTTCCGGCGAGGGCGCCGAGCGCGCCCTCGACGCCGCCGAAGTGCCCGCCCAGCGGCGTTCCGGTCAGGAAGTTGGAATCCAGCCGGGCGCCGGTGAGATCGACGGTCATGAGCAGGTTCAGGTAGTCGCCCTGGACCGCCTTGTCGATGTTCTTGATCGGGAACGGGAACGTCAGCAGGATCTGCAGCGAGTCGGCCAGCCTGGTTCCGGTGTCGGCCAGCGATTTCAGCGCCGGATGCAGGTTGGCCAGGTTCGCCTTCAGATTGTCGCCGCCCCGGTCTATGACCCGGTTCACCACATCGCTCAGACCACCCAGTGCCGTAATGGTTTTCGTGATGTTCTCGCGGCGGTCGGCGAGCACGGTCACCGCGGGGTGTAGATCCGTGACCGCGGCGGCCAGTCGATCCTGCTGCTGCGCCAGCGTTCCGGAGAAGCGGTCGAGGCCTTCCATCGCCGAGATGATGTCGCCGGTCTGCTGGTCGAGAGTCGTTGTCAGCTGGGTCAATTGCGGCAGCAGGTCGCGGATCGCGTCCTGCCGCCCGGTGAAGGTGGCGTTCAGCTCGTGCGTGATGTTCTCCAGCTGCGAGATGCCGCCGCCGTTGAGCACCACCGACAGCGACGACAGCGTCTGCTCGGTGGTCGGGTAGGCGCCCGCACGGTCCAGCGGGATCAGGTCGCCGTTCTTCAGCTGCCCCTCGGCCGCAACGCCCGTGGGCGCGGACAGCTCGACGTGATTGCTGCCGAGCAGACTGGTCTGCGCGACGCTGGCCACGGCGTTCTCCGGCAGCCGCACGCCCTTGTCGAGGCTCACGGTGACCAGCGCGTGCCAGTCCTCGACCTCTATCCCGGTGACGGAGCCGACCGTGACGTCGTTCACCTTCACCGGCGAATTGCGGGTCAGGGTGGTGACATTCGGCATCTGGATCCGCACCTGCCACGAGTCGGATCCGGTGCCGGCCGCACCCGGCATGGGCAGCGTGTTGAGGCCGTCCCATTCGCAGCCGGTCGCGCCGAGGAGCACGGCCAGCCCGATCGCCGCCCCGGCGATGCGCATCCGGCGCTTACTCATCGCGGACCTCCCGGAAGCGCCGGAAGCCCGGGAATCGCCAGTCCCGCAATGCCGTTCGGCACGGCCACCGGGGCACTGTCCTGCTGAGCCGCGCCCGGCGGAGGGCCGTTCCGGCCCTCCACCCGATCGGCCAGATCGGGCGTGCTGTAGGTGAGCTGCTGCGGGAACGCGCCCTGGCCGGACGCCGGATTCAGCAGCAGCGGCGGGTAGTTCATCATCAGCGACTGCAGCACCGGGGCCAGGTACTGGCGGCACAGCGCACCGGACTTGTCCGAGTCGTTGGCCTGGATGCTCTCGATCGATCCGCACAGGAACGCGAACGGATTGGCCGCATTGGTGCCGACCACGGATCCGGTGAGCGAACCCTGGGCGGGCTTGTAGATCTGATAGAAGTTCGCCAGCGCCGTCGGTCCCGAATGCAACACCTTTTCCAGTTCGGGACGCTTGTCGGCCAGCACCTGGGTGACGTCGGCCAGCCGCTGCACGCTCTCGGTCAGCTGCCCGCCGCGCGCGTCCAGGAACCGTTTGACGTCGCCCACCGCGGAATCGAGGTTGTCCAGACCCGCGCCGAGATCGCCGCTGGTGTCCGACAACACCGACGACACCGACGCCAGCCGCCCGCCGAACTGCACGATCTGGTCGTTGCTCTTGGACAGCACGTCGACGAACTGCTGCAGATTGCGAATGGTGCCGAACAGGTCGGTGCGGCCGTCGGACAACGTGTTCAGCGTGCTCGACAGCTCGCGCAGGGTGTCGCGCAGCGCCTGGGCATTGCCGTCGGCCAGGTTGTCCGAGGCGGTATCGACGAAGCGGCCGAACGAGCCCTGCGAATCCTGGCCGACCGGCCCGAGCGCCTGCGACAGCTTGGTCAGCTCGGTCTTGATGTCGTCCCACTCCACCGGCACCGCAGTGCGCTCGATCGGAATCACCGCGTCGTCGTGCATCTTCGGGCCGCCGTTGTAGGCGGGGGCCAACTGCACGAACCGCGCCGACACCAGCGACGGCGATACGCTCACCGCGCGCGCGTCGGCCGGAAGATCGACGCCCCGGTCCACGGTCATCGTGACCTTGACCTCGTCCTTACCGGGCTCGATCGAGTCGATCCGGCCGACCTTCACGCCCAGCACCCGGACGTCGTCGCCGGCGTACAACCCGTTCGTGGACGGGAAGTGCGCGGTGATATGCGTCTTTCCGATATTGGTCACGGCACCGTAGACCGCCCAGCCGGCCAGCGCGACGACCAGCGCCGCGGCGACGATCCGCACCCAGCGCGGTACCTTGGTGATCTTTCCCAGCACGGTCATCTCGGCGGCTCCTGGATTGCGGGACCGACGCCCAGCGGCGGGTGATGGAAGTACTCCTCGAACGACTGCGGCACGCGGTCCGGCCAGACCAGTGCGTCCACCAGAACCCGCAGCGTGAGGCTGGTCGCATTGGACACGTACGCCTGGAAGTACGGGCCGCTGCCGACCTGCTCACCCAGCGCGGCCTCGAAGGGGCCGAGGCGTTCGAGGGCCTGGCCCAGGTTGTCCTTGTTCTTCTGCAGCAGCGCCAGCACCGAATTCAGCTTGTCCAGCGTGGGTTTCAGGCTCTGCTCGTTGTCGTTGACGAAGCCGGTCAGCTGCTGCGCCAGGCCGTTGACGTAGACGATCAGCTGGCTCAGCGCCGTGCGCCGGGCATCCAGCTCGCCGAGCAGGCTGTTGCCGTCGACCAGCAGCGAGTTGATCTGGTTCGAACGATCCGACAGCACCTTGGTCACGTTCTGGGCGTGCGCCAGCAGATCGGTCAGGGCCTGGTCGCGGGAGTTCAGGCTGCGCGAGAGCTGGGTGATGCCGTCCAGCGCCGAGCGCATCGGCGCCGGGGTATCGGCGAAGGCGCCCGACAGCGCGTCCAGGGTCTTGTTCACCTGGTCGGTGTCCAGACCCTGCACCGTGGTGGCCAGTTCGCCCAGCGCGTCGTTCAGCGAATACGGAGAGGTGGTGCGCTCCAACGGAATCGTGTCGTCGAGGCGGATCGCGCCGTTGCCCGCGGGGGTCACCTCCAGCGACTTGCGGCCCAGCACCGTATTCGTCTTGATGGCGGCGGAGGTCTTGTCCCCCAGCACGATCGACTCGTCCAGGCTGAACCGGATCTTCACTTTGGTCCCGGCCAGCTCCACGTTCTCGACCTGGCCCGAACGCACCCCGGCGACCTGCACCTGGTCGCCGGTCAGCAGCCCGCCCGCGTCGG carries:
- a CDS encoding trehalose-6-phosphate synthase; its protein translation is MPDADPSPSGYLSGDAGSGFVVVANRLPVDLERLPDGSKRWKRSPGGLVTALEPVLRNNNGAWVGWAGVPDVDVDPIVEDGLELHPVPLSAEEVGEYYEGFSNGTLWPLYHDVIVRPEYQRSWWTTYVAVNRRFAEYTAKVAAEGATVWVQDYQLQLVPKMLRMLRPDLTIGFFLHIPFPPVELFMQLPWRTEIVEGLLGADLIGFHLPGGAQNFLYLARRLAGQPTSRGTIGVRAKLGVVQVGFRTVRVGAFPISIASAELDELSRRRSVRERAAQIRSELGNPKHILLGVDRLDYTKGIDIRLEALEELLREGRLDPAETVMVQLATPSRERVESYIQMRGDIERQVGRINGEFSRVGFPFVHYLHRPIPRDELVAFFVAADAMLVTPLRDGMNLVAKEYVASHSGLNGALVLSEFTGAAAELRQSYLCNPHDLDSVKDAIMAALDDDSDTRRRRMRAMRRQVLTHDVDRWARAFLEALAQDRVAGSALLSDDDVDPGSR
- a CDS encoding h domain protein, producing the protein MNSKLRPVLFVAATVLVVAAAAVASLTGFRYWSDHQAEQARVDSVAAARRTVEAMFTYDFNTVDKELPKAADNLTPSFRNDYLKLINQAIAPGAKEKQLTVHATAQSAGVVSAERSHATVLVYLNQVTTSKDSPQGNVTPSRVRVAVDKDDGRWLVGQVTPI
- a CDS encoding MCE family protein — its product is MKLSKFIRTQLIIFSVLTVVGLVVMAGSYVHLPAMFGIGRYGVTVKLAATGGLYPTANVAYRGTNIGKVDEVRLTPEGVDAKLSINSDYKVPGDVDAYVKSVSAIGEQYVDLVPVQNPQGGNLHDGSVIPVQRTKLPQDVGAMLDQADRLLSSVADTKLRQVIDDAFVAFNGAGPDLQKFIDSASLLVQEAKKNTGETKDLLDKIGPLLDTQNRSADSIRSWTRDLATVTDQLREHDPSLGQLLERTPSAAQKVSQTFQDLQPTLPLLVSNLVSVGQVGVTYHSGLEQILVIYPQMISALLTVVRGPAQYGAMVDFMLGLNDPPGCTTGFLPPDQQRPASQTDAPDIPGELYCKVAQNAKEAVRGIRNTPCAEVPGKRAPSPELCRDPQGYLPEGDNPPFGPPNPVTPSGEPATQPGGAQPAGAPGQTQPAAAMRTYDLGNGTFQGPDGRTYRQGDAGGDGSGKVPSSWQAMLQEQQQ
- a CDS encoding MCE family protein, which encodes MSKRRMRIAGAAIGLAVLLGATGCEWDGLNTLPMPGAAGTGSDSWQVRIQMPNVTTLTRNSPVKVNDVTVGSVTGIEVEDWHALVTVSLDKGVRLPENAVASVAQTSLLGSNHVELSAPTGVAAEGQLKNGDLIPLDRAGAYPTTEQTLSSLSVVLNGGGISQLENITHELNATFTGRQDAIRDLLPQLTQLTTTLDQQTGDIISAMEGLDRFSGTLAQQQDRLAAAVTDLHPAVTVLADRRENITKTITALGGLSDVVNRVIDRGGDNLKANLANLHPALKSLADTGTRLADSLQILLTFPFPIKNIDKAVQGDYLNLLMTVDLTGARLDSNFLTGTPLGGHFGGVEGALGALAGTAEGKNDPVTGPLQPPPPPAPENPNPAPAPSIPGLPPIPGLPAIPGITTPGAPQGGPGR
- a CDS encoding MCE family protein; protein product: MTVLGKITKVPRWVRIVAAALVVALAGWAVYGAVTNIGKTHITAHFPSTNGLYAGDDVRVLGVKVGRIDSIEPGKDEVKVTMTVDRGVDLPADARAVSVSPSLVSARFVQLAPAYNGGPKMHDDAVIPIERTAVPVEWDDIKTELTKLSQALGPVGQDSQGSFGRFVDTASDNLADGNAQALRDTLRELSSTLNTLSDGRTDLFGTIRNLQQFVDVLSKSNDQIVQFGGRLASVSSVLSDTSGDLGAGLDNLDSAVGDVKRFLDARGGQLTESVQRLADVTQVLADKRPELEKVLHSGPTALANFYQIYKPAQGSLTGSVVGTNAANPFAFLCGSIESIQANDSDKSGALCRQYLAPVLQSLMMNYPPLLLNPASGQGAFPQQLTYSTPDLADRVEGRNGPPPGAAQQDSAPVAVPNGIAGLAIPGLPALPGGPR
- a CDS encoding MCE family protein, with the translated sequence MNKQRSPLINVGIVGVVLALAVSLSALQFERLPFVRSGAEFTAFFADAGGLLTGDQVQVAGVRSGQVENVELAGTKVKIRFSLDESIVLGDKTSAAIKTNTVLGRKSLEVTPAGNGAIRLDDTIPLERTTSPYSLNDALGELATTVQGLDTDQVNKTLDALSGAFADTPAPMRSALDGITQLSRSLNSRDQALTDLLAHAQNVTKVLSDRSNQINSLLVDGNSLLGELDARRTALSQLIVYVNGLAQQLTGFVNDNEQSLKPTLDKLNSVLALLQKNKDNLGQALERLGPFEAALGEQVGSGPYFQAYVSNATSLTLRVLVDALVWPDRVPQSFEEYFHHPPLGVGPAIQEPPR